From Paenibacillus graminis:
ATACAAGAGCATGATTACGGCGCCGGACGGCAATATTTATGCCTTTCCCTGGATCGAGGAGCTGGGCAACGGTAAAGAGCGGATTCAGGCTGTAGACAGCATGCCTTGGATCAATGTCGAATGGCTGAAGAAGCTGGGCCTGGAGATGCCGAAAACGACGGATGAGCTGAAAAAAGTGCTGATCGCCTTCAAGACGCAGGACCCGAACGGCAACGGCCAGGCGGATGAAATTCCGCTGTCCTTCATTAATAAGCCCGGCGCGGAAGATCTGGCCTTCCTCTTTGCATCCTTTGGACTTGGGGAGAATCCCGATCACGCGGTTGTGAGCGATGACGGCAAAGTGATCTTTACCGCGGCGGAAGAAGGTTATAAGAACGCCATTTCATTTGTCAATGAGCTGTACAAAGAAGGGCTTATTGATATTGAGGCTTACACGCAGGACTGGAGTACGTACCTGGCCAAAGGGAAGGACCAACGCTACGGCTTGTACTTCTCCTGGGATAAGGCTAACATCTCCGGAGCCAATGATGCCTATGATGTAATGCCGCCGCTCGCTGGTCCGGATGGCGAAGTCAATGTAACGAGAACCAATGCTCTTGGTCTTGGGCGCGGCAAAATGGTCGTGACAAGCGCCAACAAAAACCTGGAAACGACGGCGAAATGGGTGGACCAGCTGTATGATCCGCTCCAATCCGTGCAGGACAACTGGGGCACCTACGGGGATGAAACCCAGCAGAACATCTTCAAATTGGATGAAGCCAAAGGCATGCTGAAGCATCTGCCGCTGGAAGGTGCAGCTCCTGTTGAGCTTCGTGAAAAAACAAGCATCGGCGGACCTCTGGCCGTTCTTGATTCCTACTATGGCAAATATACCACCATGCCGGATGACGCCAAAGGCAGAATGGATATTATCAAGAACATCATGGCCCCGAAGATGAAAGCGGAGAACGTAATGCCAAGTGTATTCAATTCGATTGAAGAGCTGGACCGCCTGACGACGATTGAAACGGATTTGTTCGCCTACGTCCTTAGAATGCGTACAGAGTGGTACCAGAACGGCAAAGTGAATGAGCAGTGGGATGAGTACCTGAAAGAGCTGGACCGGCTGGGTCTGCAGGAATGGCTGAAAATTAAACAAGCCGGTTATGACAGAGCAACACAAAAATAACAAAAGACAGCGGAGTAAAGGAGAGAGCTATAATGACAGCTATTACAAAACAAAACTACCGGGGTGTCTACCATTTCTCGCCCCAGGCCAAGTGGATGAACGACCCGAACGGGATGGTCTATTTCGAAGGAGAGTATCATTTGTTTTTCCAGCATCATCCGGGCGGGATGACCATGGGAGCCATGCACTGGGGCCATGCGGTCAGCAGGGATCTTATCACCTGGGAAGAGCTGCCTATCGCACTCTTTCCGGATGAGCTTGGCATGATTTTCTCGGGGAGCGCTGTTGTGGACTGGAACAATACGACAGGATTTTTTGCGGAAAAACCGGGGCTGGTTGCCATCTTTACACATCACCTGGATATGCCCGAAGGGCAGCCGGCTGTTCAGCGCCAAAGTCTCGCCTACAGCCATGACAACGGCAGAACCTGGACTAAATACGAAGGCAATCCGGTGCTTGAACATGATACCTTCATCGATTTCCGTGATCCGAAAGTGTTCTGGAACCAGGAGACTAACAAATGGGTAATGATCGTTGCTTGCGGTCAAACGGTATGCTTGTATCATTCACCGGATCTGATCCATTGGACTTTTGCCAGTGAATTCGGCAAGGGCATCGGCTCTCATGACGGTGTGTGGGAATGCCCGGACTTGTTCCCGCTGCACGTGGATGGAGACCCATCGAACATCAAATGGGTGATGCTGGTGAGTATCGGCGCGGACCCCGCTTTTGTAGAAGGCTCCAGAACGCAGTACTTCACTGGTCATTTCGATGGGGATGTGTTTACTCCGGACGAGGATTCCCGGACGATCCGCTGGCTGGATTATGGAAGGGACAACTATGCAGGAGTAAGCTGGTCGGATGTGCCTGAGGAAGATGGAAGACGTCTGTTCATCGGCTGGATGAGCAACTGGATGTATGCGCCACAGACTCCGGCAGAAGAGTTCCGCGGGGCGATGACCCTGCCAAGAGAGCTGTACCTTGAATCCAGAGAAGGGAAGGTCCTGCTCGTTCAGAAGCCGGCCAAAGAACTGGAGGCGGCCCGCATCCCTGTTCTTTCACTAAAAGATGTTACTGTGCATGAAATCAACGCTTCTTTAGCCGGTCTCCAGCTGGACGCTTACGAGATTGCAGTGAAGTTCACCCGTGGCATATCTGCGGGAATCAAGGTAAGAGTTGGGGCGGGGGAAGAAACCGTTGTCGGAATGGATGCGGAGACCGAAGAGCTGTATGTAGACCGGCTGGCTTCAGGCCAGAACAGTTTCCATGAGTGGTTCCCGGGACGTCATTCGGTGGAGCTGCAAGCTCCGGGTGAGATCCATGAACTATGCATTTATGTGGACCGTACTTCGGTCGAAGTGTTTGGCAATGGTGGCCAGGCGGTTCTAACGGATCTTATCTTTCCTAAACCTGAATCTGCGGGTGTTGCTGCATTTGCAGAACAGGAAGGGACCCCGTTCCTTTCACTGGAGGTCTACAAATTAGCTCTGCCTGCCGCAAATGGCGATGACCGGCAAGTGGAGGGCTGACGGAATGCGTATAGGAGCCATTGAAGCAGGCGGGACCAAATTCGTATGCGGGATCGGGGACGAAAACGGGAATATTCTGGACTGGCTCAGCTTTCCAACCGGGCATCCGGCTCAGACCCTCCCCCAGGTGATAGAATATTTTCAAGACAAACAGGCAGAGGCGATCGGGGTGGGCTCCTTTGGTCCGATCGATATCAACCCGGAGAGCCCGACTTACGGCTGCGTGACGACTACCCCTAAGCCGGGGTGGGCGAATTACGATCTGCTGGGGACTTTACGGCGTGCCTTTCCGGTCCCCTTTGGCTGGGATACCGATGTCAACGCAGCTGCATATGGCGAAGCCAAATGGGGGGCTGCGCAAGGATCGTCCAGCTGTCTGTACTATACCGTAGGTACTGGTGTTGGAGTCGGCGTGTATTCGGAAGGCAAAATCATTCATGGCCTTGTGCATCCTGAGGGAGGGCATGTGCTGACCAGACGGCATCCTGAAGATGATTTTGCAGGCGTGTGCCCTTACCATGGGGACTGCCTCGAAGGGATGGCGGCGGGTCCTGCCATTGAAGCCAGATGGGGGAAAAAGGGCCACGAGCTGCCCCCGGACCATGCTGCCTGGGAAATGGAAGCCTTCTATATTGCCCAGTCCATAACCAGTGCTATCCTGCTGCTGTCTCCCCACAAAATTATTCTGGGCGGCGGTGTGATGCAGCAGCTGCAGCTGCTGCCGCTCATCCGGCAGGCTGTGCTCCGCAATCTGAACGGGTATGTCAGTTCAAGTGCTATTTTAGATCATGTGGATGAGTATATTGTTTCACCGGGCCTTGGCCAGCAGGCAGGATTATGCGGCGCCCTGGCACTGGGGCTTGCGGCATGGAACAATGGGGCTGCTATATAGATTGAAAATA
This genomic window contains:
- a CDS encoding glycoside hydrolase family 32 protein, translating into MTAITKQNYRGVYHFSPQAKWMNDPNGMVYFEGEYHLFFQHHPGGMTMGAMHWGHAVSRDLITWEELPIALFPDELGMIFSGSAVVDWNNTTGFFAEKPGLVAIFTHHLDMPEGQPAVQRQSLAYSHDNGRTWTKYEGNPVLEHDTFIDFRDPKVFWNQETNKWVMIVACGQTVCLYHSPDLIHWTFASEFGKGIGSHDGVWECPDLFPLHVDGDPSNIKWVMLVSIGADPAFVEGSRTQYFTGHFDGDVFTPDEDSRTIRWLDYGRDNYAGVSWSDVPEEDGRRLFIGWMSNWMYAPQTPAEEFRGAMTLPRELYLESREGKVLLVQKPAKELEAARIPVLSLKDVTVHEINASLAGLQLDAYEIAVKFTRGISAGIKVRVGAGEETVVGMDAETEELYVDRLASGQNSFHEWFPGRHSVELQAPGEIHELCIYVDRTSVEVFGNGGQAVLTDLIFPKPESAGVAAFAEQEGTPFLSLEVYKLALPAANGDDRQVEG
- a CDS encoding ROK family protein — encoded protein: MRIGAIEAGGTKFVCGIGDENGNILDWLSFPTGHPAQTLPQVIEYFQDKQAEAIGVGSFGPIDINPESPTYGCVTTTPKPGWANYDLLGTLRRAFPVPFGWDTDVNAAAYGEAKWGAAQGSSSCLYYTVGTGVGVGVYSEGKIIHGLVHPEGGHVLTRRHPEDDFAGVCPYHGDCLEGMAAGPAIEARWGKKGHELPPDHAAWEMEAFYIAQSITSAILLLSPHKIILGGGVMQQLQLLPLIRQAVLRNLNGYVSSSAILDHVDEYIVSPGLGQQAGLCGALALGLAAWNNGAAI
- a CDS encoding ABC transporter substrate-binding protein, which codes for MKKLTTSKVVTQAASASVLASILLLTACSGGGGGSAASKEQDPSGKVTLNFITQSSPLAPADPNDKLINKRLEEKTNVHINWKNFTKDVFVEKRNLAVASGDLPDAIFNADYSDYELLKLAKDGTIIPLNDLIEKNMPNFKKVLEEAPEYKSMITAPDGNIYAFPWIEELGNGKERIQAVDSMPWINVEWLKKLGLEMPKTTDELKKVLIAFKTQDPNGNGQADEIPLSFINKPGAEDLAFLFASFGLGENPDHAVVSDDGKVIFTAAEEGYKNAISFVNELYKEGLIDIEAYTQDWSTYLAKGKDQRYGLYFSWDKANISGANDAYDVMPPLAGPDGEVNVTRTNALGLGRGKMVVTSANKNLETTAKWVDQLYDPLQSVQDNWGTYGDETQQNIFKLDEAKGMLKHLPLEGAAPVELREKTSIGGPLAVLDSYYGKYTTMPDDAKGRMDIIKNIMAPKMKAENVMPSVFNSIEELDRLTTIETDLFAYVLRMRTEWYQNGKVNEQWDEYLKELDRLGLQEWLKIKQAGYDRATQK